The proteins below come from a single Halostagnicola larsenii XH-48 genomic window:
- a CDS encoding Rieske (2Fe-2S) protein — MATSSDDLFEVASLEELEAEGRTLISRGGKALAVFAHEGEIRAVDNRCPHMGFPLAEGTVDDGILTCHWHHARFELSCGDTFDPWADDVQTYPVEVRDGTVYVDPTPEREKPPDEHWADRLEAGLAENLRLVLAKSTIGLLDAGVDYRSPVERTLEFGTQYREAGWSSGLTILGCMANVMDDVASEDRKRALYTGVRHVAIDCDGEPPTVSQPAFSTTDVSLERLKSWFRECIEVRDADGAERCLRTAVAAGYDEAAVAELVFAAATDHPYLSTGHVLDFANKAFETLEHVGWEHAPTTLASLVEPLATASRSDERSSWRQPVDLVALLEEVYGGDVTETSGLETLASAGGGTGSSWSPPEDFQPTLLGDDPEAIVDALADAVRAGATTEALAAEVVHAAATRVAQFGTANEFSDWNTVHHTFTYANAVHQSTRRTDAIELYRAVFDVAINVYLDRFLNTPPAPIPDPEENETGRDPDAILEDLLETFDAEGEVDRAGRLVAEFVACDGDADELKRTLGHGLLREDAGFHTLQNLEAAFEQFELARERGEDADRRWVPLIATARYLAAHFPTRREAEQTFTIAARLNRGETIHKSPSDSSTV, encoded by the coding sequence ATGGCTACCAGCTCCGACGACCTGTTCGAAGTCGCGTCGCTCGAGGAACTCGAGGCGGAGGGCCGAACCCTGATCTCCCGCGGCGGGAAAGCGCTCGCGGTCTTCGCCCACGAAGGGGAGATACGCGCGGTCGACAACCGCTGTCCCCACATGGGATTTCCGCTCGCCGAAGGCACCGTCGACGACGGCATCCTCACCTGCCACTGGCACCACGCGCGATTCGAACTCTCGTGTGGCGATACGTTCGATCCGTGGGCCGACGACGTACAGACGTATCCCGTCGAGGTCCGAGACGGCACGGTCTACGTCGATCCGACGCCGGAGCGAGAGAAGCCACCCGACGAACACTGGGCCGACCGCCTCGAGGCGGGCCTCGCGGAGAACCTGCGACTCGTCCTCGCCAAATCGACGATCGGACTGCTCGACGCGGGCGTGGACTACCGCTCGCCGGTCGAACGAACTCTCGAGTTCGGAACCCAGTATCGCGAGGCTGGCTGGAGTTCCGGCCTGACCATCCTCGGTTGCATGGCGAACGTGATGGATGACGTAGCGTCCGAAGACCGAAAGCGGGCGCTCTATACCGGTGTTCGCCACGTCGCGATCGACTGCGACGGCGAACCGCCGACCGTTTCCCAGCCCGCGTTCTCGACGACGGATGTCTCCCTCGAGCGGCTGAAATCCTGGTTCCGCGAGTGTATCGAAGTGCGGGACGCAGACGGCGCGGAGCGGTGTCTGCGCACGGCGGTCGCCGCCGGGTACGACGAGGCGGCGGTCGCGGAACTGGTTTTCGCGGCCGCCACGGACCATCCCTATCTCTCGACCGGGCACGTGCTCGATTTCGCGAACAAGGCCTTCGAAACGCTCGAGCACGTCGGCTGGGAGCACGCCCCGACGACGCTCGCGAGTCTGGTCGAACCGCTCGCGACGGCCTCCCGAAGCGACGAGCGGTCGTCGTGGCGACAGCCGGTCGATCTCGTGGCGCTGCTCGAGGAGGTCTACGGCGGCGACGTGACCGAGACGAGCGGGCTCGAGACACTGGCGAGCGCGGGAGGCGGAACGGGTTCGTCGTGGTCGCCGCCCGAGGACTTTCAGCCGACGCTGCTCGGGGACGATCCGGAGGCGATCGTAGACGCCCTGGCCGACGCCGTCCGCGCGGGGGCGACGACCGAAGCGCTCGCCGCCGAAGTCGTTCACGCGGCCGCGACCCGCGTCGCGCAGTTCGGGACGGCGAACGAGTTCTCCGACTGGAACACCGTCCACCACACGTTCACCTACGCCAACGCGGTCCACCAGTCGACCCGCCGGACCGATGCGATCGAACTCTACCGGGCCGTCTTCGACGTCGCGATCAACGTCTACCTCGATCGATTCCTCAACACGCCGCCAGCCCCGATCCCCGACCCCGAGGAAAATGAGACTGGACGCGACCCCGACGCAATTCTCGAGGACCTCCTCGAGACGTTCGACGCCGAGGGCGAGGTCGACCGGGCCGGTCGTCTCGTGGCCGAGTTCGTCGCCTGCGACGGCGACGCGGACGAACTGAAGCGAACGCTGGGCCACGGCCTCCTGCGCGAAGACGCCGGGTTCCACACGCTCCAGAACCTCGAGGCCGCATTCGAGCAGTTCGAACTGGCTCGAGAGCGAGGTGAAGACGCGGACCGCCGATGGGTCCCCCTGATCGCGACGGCACGGTATCTGGCGGCACACTTTCCGACTCGCCGGGAGGCCGAACAGACGTTCACGATCGCTGCCCGGCTGAATCGCGGGGAGACGATCCACAAGTCGCCTTCCGATTCGTCGACGGTGTGA
- a CDS encoding threonine synthase: MTADLLCPDCETVYEAGPDEPWRCDCGHALEIREEPALADAIDSPPTVDASAGLWSFADLLPVEKRVTLQEGLTPLVDADRWNASFKLEYVSPTGSFKDRGATTTLSRAVELGVETVIEDSSGNAGAAIATYAARAGLEAEIYVPADVKPAKLRAIERAGARAIEVTGSRQDVTEACLEAVAVGDGWYASHSWNPAFYAGTMTFAFEIAAQRDWEVPDAVVLPVGHGTLFLGAYRGFSRLVDAGITDEIPRLLGVQASGCAPVVQRLEGDTSGAETDDATESGDATETAATLADGIRIAEPAREDELLEAIEASDGDAIAVGDETIETTLESLQASGFNVEPTSAVAPAGLSRYRERGIVEPDDDVVVPLTGSGLKYS; encoded by the coding sequence ATGACTGCCGATCTACTCTGTCCCGACTGCGAGACCGTTTACGAAGCGGGTCCAGACGAACCTTGGCGCTGTGACTGCGGGCACGCTCTCGAGATCCGCGAGGAACCCGCGCTGGCGGATGCGATCGATTCCCCGCCGACGGTAGACGCGAGTGCCGGACTCTGGAGCTTTGCTGACTTGCTACCGGTCGAAAAACGCGTGACCCTGCAGGAGGGATTGACGCCGCTGGTCGACGCCGATCGATGGAACGCCTCGTTCAAACTCGAGTACGTCTCTCCCACTGGATCGTTCAAGGACCGCGGCGCAACGACAACGCTCTCGAGGGCCGTCGAACTCGGCGTCGAAACGGTGATCGAGGACTCCTCTGGAAACGCGGGTGCGGCGATCGCCACCTACGCCGCTCGCGCCGGGCTCGAGGCGGAGATCTACGTTCCCGCGGACGTCAAACCCGCCAAACTGCGGGCCATCGAACGCGCCGGCGCTCGCGCCATCGAGGTAACGGGGAGCAGACAGGACGTGACGGAGGCGTGTCTCGAGGCCGTCGCGGTGGGGGACGGATGGTACGCGAGCCACTCGTGGAATCCGGCGTTTTACGCGGGAACGATGACGTTCGCGTTCGAGATCGCAGCACAGCGAGACTGGGAGGTGCCGGACGCAGTCGTGCTCCCGGTCGGACACGGAACACTCTTTCTCGGCGCGTATCGAGGCTTTTCCCGGCTTGTGGACGCGGGGATCACCGACGAAATACCGCGCCTGCTCGGCGTGCAGGCCAGCGGCTGTGCACCCGTCGTTCAACGACTCGAGGGTGACACGAGCGGCGCCGAGACGGACGACGCTACGGAGAGCGGAGACGCCACCGAGACGGCCGCGACCCTCGCCGACGGCATCCGGATCGCCGAACCCGCCCGCGAGGACGAACTCCTCGAGGCGATCGAAGCGAGTGACGGGGACGCGATCGCGGTCGGCGACGAGACGATCGAAACGACGCTCGAGTCGCTTCAGGCCAGCGGCTTCAACGTGGAACCGACGAGCGCGGTCGCGCCCGCGGGGCTCTCCCGCTATCGCGAGCGGGGGATCGTCGAACCCGACGACGACGTGGTCGTCCCGCTGACCGGCAGCGGTCTGAAGTATTCGTAA
- the katG gene encoding catalase/peroxidase HPI, producing MQESDRDWWPDALNLDILDQNAQQTDPMGEAFDYAEAFEKLDYEAVKADLEELMTDSQEWWPADYGHYGPLFIRMAWHSAGTYRTSDGRGGASGGRQRLAPLNSWPDNANLDKARRLLWPVKQKYGQKLSWADLIVLAGNVALESMGFETYGFAGGREDDYAPDDAVDWGPEDEMEGASPERFDEDGALRDPLGNTVMGLIYVNPEGPNGEPDPDASAKNIRQTFSHMAMSDEETVALIAGGHTFGKVHGAAEADEHVGLEPEAAPIEEQGLGWKNEYGSGKGADTITGGIEGPWNTTPTQWDMGYVDSLLDYTWWPEKGPGGAWQWTTQNGELDESAPGVEEPSAKEDVMMLTTDIALKRDPDFREVLEHFQEDPAAFQRTFAKAWYKLIHRDMGPSERFLGPEVPDEELIWQDPLPDADYDLIGDAEIDDLKERVLAADLTRTQLVKTAWAAASTYRDSDKRGGANGARIRLEPQRSWEVNEPDELETVLSTLEEIQTEFNDSRSDDVRVSLADLIVLGGNAAVEQAASDAGYDVEVPFEPGRTDATEAQTDVESFEALKPDADGFRNYLSDEARNSAEDELVDKADLLDLTPDEMTALVGGMRALGATYSDHGVFTDEPGTLTNDFFETVLSMDYEWEPVSEDCEVFELRDRETGEVAWTGTRVDLIFGSNSRLRAIAEVYGAEDGEAKLVSDFVDAWHGVMAADRFDLE from the coding sequence ATGCAAGAATCAGACCGAGACTGGTGGCCAGATGCGCTGAATCTGGACATCCTCGATCAGAACGCACAGCAGACGGACCCGATGGGCGAGGCGTTCGACTACGCCGAGGCGTTCGAGAAACTCGACTACGAGGCCGTCAAGGCGGACCTCGAGGAGCTGATGACGGACTCGCAGGAGTGGTGGCCCGCCGACTACGGCCACTACGGGCCGCTGTTTATCCGAATGGCTTGGCACAGCGCCGGTACCTACCGGACGAGCGACGGTCGCGGCGGCGCCTCCGGCGGGCGGCAGCGTCTGGCTCCCCTCAACAGTTGGCCGGACAACGCGAACCTCGACAAGGCCCGTCGTCTCCTCTGGCCCGTCAAGCAGAAGTACGGCCAGAAGCTCTCGTGGGCGGACCTGATCGTTCTGGCGGGCAACGTCGCACTCGAGTCGATGGGCTTCGAGACGTACGGCTTCGCCGGCGGTCGCGAGGACGATTACGCACCCGACGATGCCGTCGACTGGGGTCCGGAAGACGAGATGGAGGGCGCCTCTCCCGAGCGCTTCGACGAGGACGGTGCCCTTCGGGACCCGCTCGGTAACACCGTGATGGGCCTCATCTACGTGAACCCCGAGGGGCCGAACGGCGAACCCGACCCCGACGCGTCCGCGAAGAACATCCGCCAGACGTTCAGCCACATGGCGATGAGCGACGAGGAGACGGTCGCGCTCATCGCCGGCGGGCACACGTTCGGGAAAGTTCACGGCGCCGCCGAGGCCGACGAACACGTCGGTCTCGAGCCCGAAGCGGCGCCGATCGAGGAACAGGGTCTGGGCTGGAAGAACGAGTACGGTTCCGGAAAGGGAGCCGACACGATCACCGGCGGTATCGAGGGGCCGTGGAACACCACGCCGACCCAGTGGGACATGGGCTATGTGGACTCGCTGCTCGATTACACGTGGTGGCCCGAGAAGGGACCGGGCGGCGCCTGGCAGTGGACCACGCAGAACGGCGAACTCGACGAATCCGCCCCCGGCGTCGAAGAGCCGTCGGCGAAAGAGGACGTGATGATGCTCACGACGGACATCGCGCTGAAGCGCGATCCCGACTTCCGCGAGGTCTTAGAGCACTTCCAGGAGGACCCGGCCGCGTTCCAGCGGACCTTCGCGAAGGCGTGGTACAAGCTGATCCACCGTGACATGGGCCCCTCCGAGCGATTCCTCGGTCCCGAGGTCCCGGACGAGGAACTCATCTGGCAGGATCCGCTTCCGGACGCCGACTACGACCTGATCGGCGACGCCGAGATCGACGACCTCAAAGAGCGCGTCCTCGCCGCAGATCTCACCCGCACGCAACTCGTCAAGACCGCGTGGGCGGCGGCCTCGACCTACCGCGACAGCGACAAGCGCGGCGGCGCCAACGGCGCGCGTATTCGCCTCGAACCGCAGCGTAGCTGGGAGGTCAACGAACCGGACGAACTCGAGACGGTCCTCTCGACGCTCGAGGAGATCCAGACCGAGTTCAACGACTCGCGGTCGGACGACGTGCGCGTCTCGCTGGCTGACCTGATCGTCCTCGGCGGGAACGCGGCCGTCGAGCAGGCGGCGAGCGACGCCGGCTACGACGTCGAGGTGCCGTTCGAGCCCGGCCGCACCGACGCCACGGAGGCCCAGACGGACGTGGAGTCCTTCGAGGCCCTGAAGCCGGACGCGGATGGCTTCCGTAACTACCTGAGCGACGAAGCCCGAAACTCGGCCGAAGATGAACTGGTCGACAAGGCGGACCTGCTCGACCTGACGCCCGACGAGATGACCGCGCTGGTCGGCGGCATGCGCGCCCTCGGCGCCACCTACTCCGACCACGGCGTCTTCACCGACGAGCCGGGAACCCTGACCAACGACTTCTTCGAGACCGTCCTCTCGATGGACTACGAGTGGGAGCCGGTCTCCGAGGACTGCGAGGTCTTCGAACTGCGCGACCGCGAGACCGGCGAGGTCGCGTGGACGGGCACGCGCGTCGACCTCATCTTCGGCTCGAACTCCCGCCTCCGCGCCATCGCCGAGGTCTACGGCGCCGAAGACGGCGAGGCAAAACTCGTCTCCGACTTCGTCGACGCGTGGCACGGCGTGATGGCGGCCGACCGCTTCGACCTCGAGTAA
- a CDS encoding 50S ribosomal protein L40e: MASFDAAEKRMLEKMICMRCNARNSKGANRCRKCGYKKLRPKAKEARAA; this comes from the coding sequence ATGGCCAGTTTCGACGCTGCGGAAAAACGAATGCTCGAGAAGATGATCTGCATGCGCTGTAACGCTCGCAACTCGAAAGGGGCGAACCGCTGTCGCAAGTGCGGCTACAAGAAGCTCCGCCCGAAAGCCAAGGAAGCGCGCGCGGCATAA
- a CDS encoding methyltransferase domain-containing protein — protein sequence MTADLFGRAIRDHYLGERNEPLVDRNGSATRVHPIEEFYFGAVTGESDKQQWVDSWLDGPLLDMGAGVGSEALYWQEQYETVAIEISNLLVKTMRDRGVENAVQADMFSLPDSFERNQFASVHAKGTQVELAGSMQGLRRFLGDLAVITKPNATAVIDFHDPEHEDAGELFGYRDDPTRGLAYRLFHCEYEGAVGKTLLFRLFSPARLRDATIGTGWELSDIRRSNNGYHYRAALTRV from the coding sequence GTGACTGCTGACCTATTTGGACGAGCGATCCGAGATCACTACCTGGGGGAACGGAATGAACCGCTCGTAGATAGAAATGGCTCCGCAACTCGTGTTCACCCTATCGAAGAATTCTACTTTGGAGCCGTGACAGGCGAGAGTGACAAGCAACAGTGGGTCGATTCCTGGCTCGACGGGCCACTTCTCGATATGGGGGCAGGCGTCGGATCTGAGGCGCTCTACTGGCAAGAACAGTATGAGACGGTCGCGATCGAAATCAGCAATCTCCTCGTCAAAACGATGCGAGACCGGGGTGTCGAGAACGCGGTGCAAGCGGATATGTTCTCCCTCCCGGATTCTTTCGAGCGAAACCAGTTCGCGTCGGTCCACGCCAAAGGGACGCAGGTCGAACTCGCCGGATCGATGCAAGGACTCAGGCGTTTTCTCGGCGACCTCGCCGTTATCACGAAACCAAACGCTACTGCAGTTATCGACTTCCACGACCCCGAGCACGAGGACGCTGGTGAGTTATTTGGCTATCGAGACGACCCCACGCGAGGGCTTGCCTACCGTCTCTTCCACTGCGAGTACGAAGGCGCCGTCGGTAAGACGCTCTTGTTCCGTTTGTTTAGCCCAGCCCGATTGCGAGACGCAACGATCGGCACGGGCTGGGAACTGTCCGACATCAGACGAAGCAATAACGGATACCACTATCGAGCAGCCCTGACACGTGTCTGA
- a CDS encoding RDD family protein, with the protein MTEQSAGYVGTQDDVILGRVGAFVLDYILSLILGMILGFGLAIALDSVAGVYLGMPIGLLGYYILLEGATGQTLGKRLAGVIVVSRDGSSITFRQALVRNLLRIVDGILSYAVGLVVMLVSDDRQRVGDHAANTLVVRSKR; encoded by the coding sequence ATGACGGAACAATCGGCCGGCTATGTCGGGACGCAAGACGACGTAATTCTCGGTAGGGTCGGTGCGTTCGTACTTGATTATATCCTCTCGCTCATTCTTGGAATGATTCTGGGATTTGGATTAGCGATCGCCCTCGATTCGGTCGCGGGTGTGTATCTCGGCATGCCTATCGGACTGCTCGGATACTATATTCTTCTCGAAGGGGCGACCGGGCAGACGCTTGGAAAACGTCTCGCCGGTGTTATCGTCGTCAGTCGCGATGGAAGTTCGATTACCTTTCGCCAGGCGCTCGTTCGTAATCTCCTTCGAATCGTCGATGGGATTTTGAGCTACGCGGTTGGGCTCGTCGTCATGCTCGTTAGCGACGACCGACAACGCGTCGGGGACCACGCTGCTAATACTCTCGTCGTTCGTTCGAAGCGGTAA
- a CDS encoding nuclear transport factor 2 family protein, with product MDGDALVRRYYDALDDHEYETLEGLLDPGFVQQRPDRTFESREAFVQFMREKRPNPDTSHDLVELVVDDDRGRIAARGRVLEGEQELFEFADFFELVGDSIVRLETYSR from the coding sequence ATGGACGGAGACGCCCTCGTGAGACGCTACTACGACGCGCTCGACGACCACGAGTACGAGACGCTCGAGGGGCTACTGGACCCCGGTTTCGTCCAGCAACGACCGGACCGAACCTTCGAGAGCCGCGAGGCGTTCGTCCAGTTCATGCGCGAGAAACGGCCGAACCCCGACACCAGCCATGACCTCGTGGAACTGGTCGTCGACGACGACCGCGGTCGAATCGCCGCTCGAGGGCGGGTGCTCGAGGGCGAACAGGAATTATTCGAGTTCGCGGATTTCTTTGAGTTAGTGGGCGACTCGATCGTTCGGTTGGAAACGTACAGCCGATAA
- a CDS encoding MBL fold metallo-hydrolase — translation MVTTLSADRLAELQDGDEEYVLLDTRPEESFESWHVAGAINFPFGPEEDLDGRLEELEGVVDGTERVLTVCAKGISSGNLATQLESATDEYEVAAIEGGMKGWSRVYDRARVSAGDSVELVQVQRRAKGCLSYLVGCPETGDAVVVDPTADTDEFAVAAEEAGLSIVGVIDTHVHADHVSGGPELADRLEVPYYLGERVADRGVEVEYTPLERNEVLEVGTLGLKALETPGHTSEMLSILIDDRALLTADTLHVDSTGRTELEFNEDEGETGARMLYESLHRTVLAEPESIVVCPGHVTVTADGEFDHGSPGEPIETTIGDARTGIDILDLEEDAFVDRMADAGEKPSNYEEIIGHNRGISEELESEDRLELELGPNNCSA, via the coding sequence ATGGTCACTACGCTCTCGGCCGACCGACTCGCGGAGCTACAGGACGGCGACGAGGAGTACGTACTCCTGGATACGCGTCCCGAGGAGAGCTTCGAGTCGTGGCACGTCGCCGGCGCGATCAACTTCCCGTTCGGCCCGGAGGAGGACCTCGACGGCCGTCTCGAGGAACTCGAAGGCGTCGTCGACGGGACCGAACGCGTTCTCACCGTCTGCGCGAAGGGAATCTCGTCGGGCAACCTCGCGACCCAACTCGAGTCCGCTACCGACGAGTACGAGGTCGCCGCCATCGAGGGCGGGATGAAAGGCTGGAGTCGCGTCTACGACCGGGCGCGGGTTTCCGCCGGCGACTCCGTCGAACTCGTGCAGGTGCAGCGACGAGCCAAGGGGTGTCTCTCGTATCTCGTCGGCTGTCCCGAAACGGGAGACGCCGTCGTCGTCGATCCGACCGCGGACACCGACGAGTTCGCGGTCGCCGCCGAGGAAGCGGGGCTCTCGATCGTCGGCGTCATCGATACGCACGTCCACGCCGATCACGTCTCCGGCGGACCCGAACTCGCGGATCGACTCGAGGTACCGTACTACCTCGGCGAGCGCGTCGCCGACCGCGGCGTCGAAGTCGAGTACACGCCGCTCGAGCGAAACGAAGTCCTCGAGGTCGGCACGCTCGGCCTGAAGGCGCTCGAGACGCCGGGCCACACGAGCGAGATGCTCTCGATACTGATCGACGACCGGGCACTGTTGACCGCGGATACGCTCCACGTCGACTCGACGGGGCGGACGGAACTCGAGTTCAACGAGGACGAGGGCGAGACGGGAGCCCGAATGCTCTACGAAAGCCTCCACCGCACCGTGCTCGCCGAACCCGAATCGATCGTGGTCTGTCCGGGCCACGTCACCGTCACCGCAGACGGCGAGTTCGACCACGGCTCGCCGGGCGAGCCGATCGAAACGACGATTGGAGACGCCCGAACCGGAATCGACATCCTCGACCTCGAGGAAGACGCGTTCGTCGACCGGATGGCCGACGCCGGCGAAAAGCCTTCGAACTACGAAGAGATCATCGGCCACAATCGGGGTATATCGGAGGAACTCGAGTCGGAGGATCGACTCGAACTCGAGTTGGGGCCGAACAACTGTTCGGCCTGA
- a CDS encoding DUF367 family protein, with amino-acid sequence MECHVYYEGDDDPDKCTARRLEKFDRAILHRSMRQVPYGVVLNPHAEQALSPADAEDGLGTLVALDCSWESAEEASFSMNGVHRALPFLVAANPINYGRPFQLTTVEALAGALRIFGEAEAAADLLEPFRWGETFLTLNEEPLDRYAACTDSSDIVAVQDDYLADE; translated from the coding sequence GTGGAGTGTCACGTCTACTACGAAGGCGACGACGACCCCGACAAGTGCACCGCCCGTCGCCTCGAGAAGTTCGACCGGGCGATCCTCCATCGGTCGATGCGACAGGTACCCTACGGGGTCGTCCTCAATCCCCACGCGGAGCAGGCGCTCTCGCCCGCGGACGCCGAGGACGGCCTCGGAACGCTCGTCGCTCTGGATTGCTCGTGGGAGTCCGCCGAGGAGGCGTCGTTCTCGATGAACGGCGTCCACCGCGCGCTGCCCTTTCTCGTCGCCGCCAACCCTATCAACTACGGCCGCCCCTTCCAACTGACGACCGTCGAAGCGCTCGCCGGGGCGCTGCGCATCTTCGGAGAAGCCGAGGCGGCCGCGGACCTCCTCGAGCCGTTCCGCTGGGGCGAGACCTTCCTGACGCTCAACGAGGAACCGCTCGATCGGTACGCCGCGTGTACGGACTCGAGCGATATCGTCGCCGTGCAGGACGACTACCTGGCCGACGAGTGA
- a CDS encoding succinylglutamate desuccinylase/aspartoacylase family protein — MTTTLGTASAEPGEIDTGRLEVGETRDGSPFGLPVAVVNGAGTGKTLYMQAASDGDELNGVGVLTRVVPRLDPAEISGTILIVGIVNYHAFQVAEHRNPIDDTKMNRAYPGSENGTSSERIAHATFDVAKRADVILDLHQGSTSRMIDEVRVRCGKRHRMHEECLELAKAFGCGYVLDQKGPDGQLARAAPDEGIPTVDPELGGCVGWDETSVQKGTEGVFNVLRYYDFLSESHDLNRQIRASSFEQYGSPVGGVVTIEKELGQQVRAGETLFEVTTVFGETKAEITADSDGVLWRARRLPQVATGEYVCSVGTDVDSY, encoded by the coding sequence ATGACGACGACGCTCGGAACGGCGAGCGCGGAGCCCGGCGAGATCGACACGGGTCGTCTCGAGGTCGGCGAAACCCGAGACGGGAGCCCGTTCGGACTACCGGTCGCCGTGGTAAACGGCGCGGGAACCGGGAAAACGCTGTACATGCAGGCCGCAAGCGACGGCGACGAGTTGAACGGTGTCGGTGTCCTCACGCGGGTCGTTCCGCGGCTCGATCCCGCCGAAATTTCGGGAACGATCCTCATCGTCGGAATCGTCAACTACCACGCGTTTCAGGTCGCCGAACATCGAAACCCGATCGACGATACGAAGATGAACCGCGCCTATCCCGGCTCCGAGAACGGAACCTCGAGCGAGCGGATCGCCCACGCGACGTTCGACGTGGCCAAGCGGGCGGACGTTATTCTGGACCTCCATCAGGGATCGACCAGTCGGATGATCGATGAGGTCCGAGTTCGCTGTGGCAAGCGCCACCGGATGCACGAGGAGTGTCTCGAGCTCGCGAAGGCCTTCGGCTGTGGCTACGTGCTCGACCAGAAAGGACCCGACGGACAGCTCGCTCGAGCCGCCCCCGACGAGGGAATTCCGACCGTCGACCCGGAACTCGGAGGCTGTGTCGGCTGGGACGAAACCAGCGTCCAGAAGGGAACCGAGGGCGTCTTCAACGTCCTTCGGTACTACGACTTCCTCTCCGAAAGCCACGACCTGAACCGGCAGATTCGCGCGAGCAGCTTCGAACAGTACGGCTCGCCCGTCGGCGGAGTGGTCACGATCGAGAAGGAACTCGGCCAGCAGGTTCGGGCCGGCGAGACGCTGTTCGAAGTCACGACCGTCTTCGGCGAGACCAAAGCCGAGATCACCGCCGACAGCGACGGCGTGCTCTGGCGAGCGCGTCGGCTTCCGCAGGTCGCGACCGGGGAATACGTCTGCTCGGTCGGAACCGACGTCGACTCCTACTGA
- a CDS encoding MBL fold metallo-hydrolase — MEVHHVTEDAETFTCNAFLVRGDRTTLVDAGAWEGVVDEVRSHLEGESLDDIVLTHQHGDHVAELEAVCDAFDPDVYAYAAHSLRTHEIDDGDAVRIGDESFEVVYTPGHADDHVSLVSETTLFSGDVVVHDDGAFDYGSFGRTDMAGQSRERLIESLEELLSRLSNSVKHMYAGHGGVFHGDVTDVVETALERAEKREPKYPDE; from the coding sequence ATGGAGGTCCATCACGTCACCGAGGATGCCGAGACGTTCACCTGCAACGCCTTTCTCGTTCGTGGCGACCGAACGACACTTGTCGACGCGGGCGCGTGGGAGGGCGTCGTCGACGAGGTGCGATCCCACCTCGAGGGCGAATCCCTCGACGACATCGTTCTGACGCACCAGCACGGTGACCACGTCGCGGAACTCGAGGCCGTTTGCGACGCCTTCGACCCCGACGTATACGCGTACGCGGCCCATTCGCTTCGAACGCACGAGATCGACGACGGCGACGCGGTTCGGATCGGCGACGAATCCTTCGAGGTCGTCTACACGCCCGGCCACGCCGACGATCACGTCTCTCTGGTCTCGGAGACGACGCTGTTTTCGGGCGACGTGGTCGTCCACGACGACGGCGCGTTCGACTACGGGAGCTTCGGCCGGACCGACATGGCCGGCCAGTCCCGCGAGCGGCTCATCGAGAGCCTCGAGGAACTGCTCTCGCGTCTGTCTAACTCTGTCAAACACATGTACGCGGGCCACGGCGGCGTCTTCCACGGCGACGTCACGGACGTGGTCGAGACGGCGCTCGAGCGAGCCGAAAAACGCGAGCCGAAGTACCCAGACGAGTGA